A region from the Azospirillaceae bacterium genome encodes:
- a CDS encoding BMP family ABC transporter substrate-binding protein — MKRPLPLIAAALLTTCIAGNASAADTFKPCVVYTEAGKFDKSFNEMAYNGSQTFAQSSGVAVAEFEPAGESEYAAALQSAVTAGCTDVALIGFRFQAALATFAPRHASVRFTLFDGVVPGTNVSSVMFAENEGSYLVGVAAALASKSGTVGFIGGMPAAVIERFEKGYAQGVKDTRPDATVLTGLVAADPKGFSDPFAASEIARDMLRHDADVLFPAAGVSGLGALDIGHAKGALGVGVDSNQNYLYPGAMLTSMVKRLDVAIARAFEAGRSQTFKAGITRLGLKEGGVDVVVDADNRAVWTPAIVQAVARARQAIVSGQVKVESPS, encoded by the coding sequence ATGAAACGCCCCCTTCCCCTGATCGCGGCCGCCCTGCTGACCACATGCATTGCTGGCAACGCCAGCGCCGCTGACACTTTCAAGCCCTGCGTCGTCTATACCGAGGCCGGAAAGTTCGACAAAAGCTTCAATGAAATGGCCTACAACGGCAGCCAGACTTTCGCCCAATCGTCCGGTGTGGCCGTCGCGGAGTTCGAGCCGGCGGGCGAAAGCGAGTATGCCGCCGCCTTACAATCTGCCGTCACCGCCGGCTGCACCGACGTGGCGCTGATCGGCTTCCGTTTCCAGGCCGCACTCGCCACCTTCGCGCCCCGGCACGCGTCCGTCCGCTTCACCCTGTTCGACGGCGTGGTGCCGGGCACCAACGTTTCCTCCGTGATGTTCGCGGAGAACGAGGGTTCCTACCTGGTGGGCGTGGCGGCGGCCCTGGCCAGCAAGAGCGGCACGGTGGGTTTCATCGGCGGCATGCCGGCGGCGGTGATCGAGCGGTTCGAGAAGGGCTATGCCCAGGGCGTGAAGGACACCCGGCCCGACGCCACCGTGCTGACCGGCCTGGTGGCGGCCGATCCCAAGGGTTTCTCCGACCCCTTCGCCGCGTCGGAGATCGCCCGCGACATGCTGCGCCACGACGCCGACGTGCTGTTCCCCGCCGCCGGTGTCTCCGGCCTGGGTGCGCTCGACATCGGCCACGCCAAGGGCGCCTTGGGCGTGGGCGTGGACAGCAACCAGAACTACCTCTACCCCGGCGCCATGCTGACCTCCATGGTCAAGCGGCTGGACGTGGCCATCGCCCGCGCCTTCGAGGCCGGGCGCAGCCAGACCTTCAAGGCCGGCATCACCCGCCTGGGCCTGAAGGAGGGCGGGGTGGACGTGGTGGTGGACGCCGACAACCGGGCGGTCTGGACACCCGCCATCGTGCAAGCCGTGGCCCGCGCCCGCCAGGCCATCGTCAGCGGTCAGGTCAAGGTGGAGAGTCCCAGTTAG
- a CDS encoding HAMP domain-containing methyl-accepting chemotaxis protein, with product MAGRLGLAFGAVILAMLVITGQSWLTYARVDNTLAGIVGQTLPRLDALDALTRAAEGLAGTSMDAAVAATPEEAQATRKALAGAEKAFNDALRQANVKLGQTPQLDELRVLGGRFSALLQVLNGAEDARWRLRQAVSAQEKAAAEANTRAQAALMAALVRTPSPALLSALAQVQAFGALLAQPVTAGADPAPLRAEVAAALQRLRGLTGALPADTVDILTRIAQGEPVPAAPGFGDITAGGLVVLKSRLADAQDQSAGLLHQSAAIAARVQKLGAEIGAQTQAEVQVQAKELAAVVAFARILLIVSGIAGVAVAVLVAIFYVGRSVAGRVAHLSRGMLALANGDLQVAIDTRGSDEIAEMARTVTIFRANATQMREQEAQLAAERREAAAHRQAALSAMADGFESSVGGIIAALVEAAAQMTALSQAMGLSADATADQANSVALSSEAASRNTQTVAGATEQLSLSVREISSQLQQAITISRRANDEADGAADMVERLSGAAERIGSVTRLIDDIAGQTNLLALNATIEAARAQEAGKGFAVVASEVKILAGQTSKATGDIAGEIGAVRQAVGAVVDAIRQIGGTIIQLGSVSSTIAAAVEEQNAATAEISRSISEAAQGVEAVNNTIGQVHSAALSTGLSAGQVRHSAEGLSAQAARLEEAVRQFLGQVRATEAAA from the coding sequence TTGGCGGGGCGCCTGGGGCTGGCGTTCGGCGCCGTCATCCTGGCCATGCTGGTCATCACCGGCCAAAGCTGGCTGACCTATGCCCGGGTGGACAACACGCTGGCCGGCATCGTCGGCCAGACCTTGCCGCGCCTGGATGCGCTGGACGCCCTGACCCGCGCCGCGGAGGGCCTCGCCGGCACCTCGATGGACGCCGCCGTCGCCGCCACGCCGGAGGAGGCGCAGGCCACGCGCAAGGCCCTGGCTGGGGCGGAGAAGGCGTTCAACGACGCCCTGCGCCAGGCCAACGTCAAGCTGGGCCAGACGCCGCAGCTGGATGAGCTGCGCGTGCTGGGCGGCCGCTTTTCGGCACTTCTACAGGTGCTGAACGGGGCGGAGGACGCCCGCTGGCGCCTCCGCCAGGCGGTATCGGCGCAGGAGAAGGCGGCAGCCGAGGCGAACACCCGGGCGCAAGCCGCCCTGATGGCGGCGCTGGTCCGGACGCCCAGCCCGGCCCTGCTGTCCGCCCTGGCGCAGGTCCAGGCCTTCGGCGCGCTGCTGGCGCAGCCGGTGACGGCGGGCGCGGACCCGGCGCCGCTGCGGGCCGAGGTCGCGGCCGCCCTGCAACGTCTGCGCGGCCTCACGGGCGCCCTGCCGGCCGACACCGTCGACATCCTTACCCGCATCGCGCAAGGCGAACCGGTCCCGGCCGCCCCCGGTTTCGGCGACATCACCGCCGGCGGCCTGGTCGTGCTGAAAAGCCGCCTGGCCGACGCGCAGGACCAGAGCGCCGGCCTGCTGCACCAGAGTGCCGCCATCGCCGCCCGGGTGCAGAAGCTGGGGGCCGAGATCGGCGCCCAGACCCAGGCCGAGGTGCAGGTCCAGGCCAAGGAATTGGCGGCCGTGGTGGCCTTCGCCCGCATCCTGCTGATCGTGTCCGGCATCGCCGGCGTGGCCGTCGCCGTGCTGGTGGCCATCTTTTATGTCGGCCGCAGCGTCGCCGGGCGCGTCGCCCACCTGTCCCGCGGCATGCTGGCCCTGGCCAACGGCGACCTGCAGGTGGCGATCGACACCCGCGGCAGCGATGAGATCGCGGAGATGGCGCGCACCGTCACCATCTTCCGCGCCAACGCCACGCAGATGCGTGAGCAGGAGGCCCAGCTGGCGGCCGAGCGGCGCGAGGCGGCGGCCCACCGCCAAGCCGCCTTGTCGGCCATGGCCGACGGCTTCGAATCCTCCGTCGGCGGCATCATCGCGGCCCTGGTGGAGGCGGCGGCGCAGATGACCGCCCTGTCGCAGGCCATGGGCCTGTCGGCCGACGCCACCGCCGACCAGGCCAACAGCGTGGCCCTCAGCAGCGAGGCGGCTTCGCGCAATACCCAGACGGTGGCCGGTGCGACAGAGCAATTGTCCCTGTCGGTGCGGGAGATCAGCAGCCAGTTGCAGCAGGCCATCACCATCTCCCGCCGCGCCAATGACGAGGCGGACGGGGCGGCCGACATGGTGGAGCGCCTGAGCGGTGCCGCCGAACGCATCGGCAGCGTCACCCGGCTGATCGACGACATCGCCGGCCAGACCAACCTGCTGGCCCTGAACGCCACCATCGAGGCCGCCCGGGCGCAGGAGGCCGGCAAGGGGTTCGCCGTGGTGGCCTCGGAAGTGAAAATCCTGGCCGGCCAGACCTCCAAGGCCACCGGCGACATCGCGGGCGAGATCGGCGCCGTGCGCCAGGCGGTGGGTGCGGTGGTGGACGCCATCCGCCAGATCGGCGGCACCATCATCCAGCTGGGCAGCGTGTCCAGCACCATCGCCGCCGCGGTGGAGGAACAGAACGCCGCCACGGCGGAGATCAGCCGGTCCATCAGCGAAGCGGCGCAAGGGGTGGAGGCGGTGAACAACACCATCGGCCAGGTCCATTCCGCCGCCCTGTCCACCGGCCTGTCGGCCGGCCAGGTGCGCCACAGCGCCGAAGGGCTGTCCGCCCAGGCCGCCCGGCTGGAGGAGGCGGTGCGCCAATTCCTGGGCCAGGTCCGCGCCACCGAAGCCGCCGCGTGA
- a CDS encoding ParB/RepB/Spo0J family partition protein: protein MSRKDRMAELDNAIGDLTATRGARPAMSRSAIPIVNQIESVFQDSAKELETLRDSGRVLLELDPSDIHGTQYQDRHTAAFADAAFATLVQDILRHGQLAPVLVRPAPDGNGYELIAGHRRTAACRQLGRKVVARVMAADDRDLLIKMVQENEARADISAYERAVQLKTVLDTGLMSRAELMERLDFSKGHLSNLLKFAELPAHVVAALEDPRPLKISDGAKLARLIADSAEAAARVDEAAAQLTALAGDDGLGFAARLRALMAAAQGEVPVEAEVGGERVIRSRTGQVLVRLSLHEGRPILRLAAGLPSQTLDALFAELPDALRRCGLDVPDTL from the coding sequence ATGAGCCGCAAGGACAGAATGGCCGAACTGGACAACGCCATCGGCGATTTGACGGCGACAAGGGGTGCGCGGCCGGCGATGTCACGCTCCGCCATTCCCATCGTCAACCAGATCGAAAGCGTGTTCCAGGACAGCGCCAAGGAACTGGAGACGCTGCGCGACAGCGGCCGCGTCCTGCTGGAACTGGACCCGTCGGACATCCATGGCACCCAGTACCAGGACCGGCACACCGCCGCCTTCGCCGATGCCGCCTTCGCCACCCTGGTGCAGGACATCCTGCGCCATGGCCAGTTGGCCCCGGTGCTGGTGCGGCCGGCCCCTGACGGCAACGGCTATGAGCTGATCGCCGGTCATCGCCGCACGGCCGCCTGCCGGCAGCTGGGCCGCAAGGTGGTGGCGCGGGTGATGGCGGCCGATGACCGCGACCTGCTGATCAAGATGGTGCAGGAGAATGAGGCCCGCGCCGACATCTCCGCCTATGAGCGCGCGGTGCAGCTGAAGACCGTTTTGGATACCGGCCTGATGAGCCGGGCCGAATTGATGGAGCGGCTGGACTTCAGCAAGGGCCATCTGTCCAACCTGCTGAAGTTCGCGGAACTGCCGGCCCATGTGGTCGCGGCATTGGAAGACCCGCGGCCGCTGAAGATCAGTGACGGCGCCAAGCTGGCCCGCCTGATCGCCGACAGTGCAGAGGCGGCGGCGCGGGTGGATGAGGCGGCGGCGCAGCTGACGGCCCTGGCCGGCGATGACGGTCTGGGCTTTGCCGCCCGACTGCGGGCCCTGATGGCGGCGGCCCAGGGCGAGGTGCCCGTGGAAGCGGAGGTGGGGGGCGAGCGGGTGATCCGCTCCCGCACCGGCCAGGTTCTGGTCCGCCTGTCGCTGCATGAGGGACGCCCCATCCTGCGCCTGGCGGCGGGGCTGCCGTCGCAGACGCTGGATGCCCTGTTCGCGGAATTGCCTGATGCGTTGCGGCGCTGCGGCCTGGATGTGCCCGACACCTTATAA
- a CDS encoding S46 family peptidase: MRDLLKGAPLSVLVAAAFAGLLLAPLQAGADEGMWTFNNFPSAKVKQAYGFSPDPKWLEHVQLGSVRLARGCSAAFVSPNGLIQTNHHCARSCIAQLSTAEQNHIKDGFYATELKDEPKCPDIEANQLVQITDVTQRVQTAVAGKEGDDFSAALKEVQSTIQKECTGGADDIRCDVVELYHGGVYNLYKYHRYQDVRLVFAPEEDIAFFGGDPDNFEFPRYDLDVSYVRVYDKDGKPLNTKANYLPYAAKDAGEGDLVFTSGNPGRTERLDTVAELEYDRDHGLPDRLLYLTELRGILLQFTAQGEENARTARTKLFGIENSYKALYGQFQTLVDPALINAKRKDEAELKAAIDGDAALKQQYGDPWAAIAKSVNHYAIVATRYEVLEGGRGFQSDLFSFARSLVRAASERTLPDGKRLREYTDANFPFVRQRLLSNSPVYPELERAMMRAGLVYMQRQLGPDDPLVKKVFGNRSADQIADDLVRNSTLGDPAERKRLLDGGEAAIAASNDPMVKFAKLVDADSLAARRDVEANVSAVQQKNAGYIAQAMFKIHGTSIYPDATFSPRLSYGTVKGYEQNGQHVAPFTTMGGTFDRATGAFPFALPESWLKAKDAINPSQKYDAVSTNDIIGGNSGSPVINKDAEVVGLIFDGNIQSLGGDFGYDGTVNRAVWVSVGALKEALTKVYHANRLAKELGAK; this comes from the coding sequence ATGCGTGATTTGCTGAAGGGTGCTCCGCTGAGCGTCCTGGTGGCGGCTGCATTCGCTGGGCTGCTGCTGGCGCCCCTGCAGGCCGGTGCCGATGAAGGCATGTGGACCTTCAACAACTTCCCCAGCGCCAAGGTGAAGCAGGCCTATGGCTTCAGCCCCGATCCCAAGTGGCTGGAGCATGTGCAGCTGGGCTCCGTCCGACTGGCGCGCGGCTGTTCTGCCGCCTTCGTCTCGCCCAACGGGCTGATCCAGACCAACCACCACTGCGCCCGCAGCTGCATCGCGCAGCTGTCGACGGCCGAGCAGAACCACATCAAGGACGGCTTCTACGCGACGGAGCTGAAGGACGAGCCCAAGTGCCCGGATATCGAGGCCAACCAGCTGGTCCAGATCACCGACGTCACCCAGCGGGTGCAGACCGCCGTGGCCGGCAAGGAAGGCGATGACTTCTCCGCCGCCCTGAAGGAGGTGCAGTCCACCATCCAGAAGGAATGCACCGGCGGCGCCGATGACATCCGTTGCGACGTGGTCGAGCTGTACCACGGCGGCGTCTACAATCTTTATAAGTACCATCGCTACCAGGATGTCCGCCTGGTGTTCGCGCCGGAGGAAGACATCGCCTTCTTCGGCGGCGATCCGGACAATTTCGAATTCCCGCGCTACGACCTCGACGTCTCCTACGTCCGTGTCTACGACAAGGACGGCAAGCCGCTGAACACCAAGGCCAACTACCTGCCCTATGCGGCGAAGGACGCGGGCGAGGGCGACCTGGTCTTCACCTCCGGCAATCCCGGCCGGACGGAGCGTTTGGACACGGTGGCGGAGCTGGAATACGACCGCGACCACGGCCTGCCCGACCGCCTGCTGTACCTGACGGAACTGCGCGGCATCCTGTTGCAGTTCACGGCGCAGGGTGAGGAGAACGCCCGCACCGCGCGCACCAAGCTGTTCGGTATCGAGAACAGCTACAAGGCGCTGTACGGCCAGTTCCAGACCCTGGTCGATCCGGCGCTGATCAACGCCAAGCGCAAGGATGAGGCCGAGCTGAAGGCCGCCATCGATGGCGATGCCGCGCTGAAGCAGCAATATGGCGACCCGTGGGCCGCCATCGCCAAGTCTGTGAACCACTACGCCATTGTCGCCACCCGGTACGAGGTGCTGGAGGGTGGGCGCGGTTTCCAGTCCGACCTGTTCTCCTTCGCGCGCAGCCTGGTGCGGGCCGCAAGCGAGCGCACCCTGCCGGACGGCAAGCGCCTGCGTGAGTACACCGACGCCAACTTCCCCTTCGTGCGCCAGCGCCTGCTGTCCAACAGCCCGGTCTATCCGGAACTGGAACGCGCGATGATGCGGGCGGGGTTGGTCTACATGCAGCGCCAGCTGGGCCCGGATGATCCCCTGGTGAAGAAGGTGTTCGGCAACCGCTCCGCCGACCAGATCGCCGATGACCTGGTGCGCAACTCCACCCTGGGCGACCCGGCGGAACGCAAGCGCCTGCTGGACGGGGGTGAGGCCGCCATTGCCGCCTCCAATGATCCGATGGTGAAGTTCGCCAAGCTGGTCGATGCCGACAGCCTGGCCGCCCGCCGGGATGTGGAGGCCAACGTGTCGGCCGTGCAGCAGAAGAACGCCGGCTACATCGCCCAGGCGATGTTCAAGATCCACGGCACGTCGATCTATCCGGACGCCACCTTCAGCCCCCGCCTGTCCTACGGCACGGTGAAGGGGTATGAGCAGAACGGCCAGCATGTGGCGCCCTTCACCACCATGGGCGGCACCTTCGACCGCGCCACCGGCGCCTTCCCCTTCGCCCTGCCGGAAAGCTGGCTGAAGGCCAAGGATGCCATCAACCCCAGCCAGAAATATGACGCCGTCAGCACCAACGACATCATTGGCGGCAACTCCGGCTCGCCCGTGATCAACAAGGATGCCGAGGTCGTGGGCCTGATCTTCGACGGCAACATCCAGTCGCTGGGGGGTGACTTCGGCTACGACGGCACCGTCAACCGCGCCGTCTGGGTCTCGGTCGGCGCCTTGAAGGAGGCGTTGACCAAGGTCTATCACGCCAACCGCCTGGCCAAGGAACTGGGCGCCAAGTAA
- the ada gene encoding bifunctional DNA-binding transcriptional regulator/O6-methylguanine-DNA methyltransferase Ada has protein sequence MPDAATMPRPTIPTEADPRWQALLTRDASQDGAFVYSVKTTGIYCRPSCPSRLAKPQNVAFHASCEAAERAGFRACKRCQPCQQSQRQRQARMVADICRVIETAEEVPGLDALAAQAGLSPYHFHRVFKAVTGLTPKVYASAHRGRRVREELVRPGATVTTALYDAGFNASSRFYELADNLLGMAPGDYRAGGTNADICFAVAQCSLGAILVARSGRGVCAILIGDDPDTLVRDLQDRFPKAILTGDDPDFDRVVAQVVGSVEAPNLGLDLPLDVRGTAFQQRVWQALRDIPAGETASYAEVARRIGAPKAVRAVAQACAANNLAIAIPCHRVVRTDGALSGYRWGVERKRILLAREKA, from the coding sequence ATGCCCGACGCCGCGACCATGCCCCGACCCACCATCCCCACCGAAGCCGATCCGCGCTGGCAGGCGCTGCTGACCCGCGACGCGTCGCAGGATGGCGCCTTCGTCTATTCGGTGAAGACCACCGGAATCTATTGCCGGCCCTCCTGCCCCTCGCGTTTGGCCAAGCCGCAGAACGTCGCCTTCCACGCCAGCTGCGAAGCGGCGGAGCGCGCGGGCTTTCGTGCCTGCAAGCGTTGCCAGCCTTGCCAGCAAAGTCAGCGCCAACGTCAGGCGCGGATGGTGGCCGATATCTGCCGGGTTATCGAGACGGCGGAGGAGGTGCCGGGCCTGGATGCGTTGGCGGCCCAGGCCGGCCTCAGCCCCTATCACTTCCACCGTGTGTTCAAGGCGGTCACCGGGCTGACGCCCAAGGTGTACGCCTCCGCCCATCGGGGGCGGCGCGTACGGGAGGAACTGGTACGCCCCGGCGCCACCGTCACCACCGCCCTTTATGATGCCGGCTTCAACGCCAGCAGCCGCTTTTATGAATTGGCGGACAATCTCCTGGGTATGGCGCCCGGCGACTACCGGGCCGGTGGCACCAATGCTGACATCTGTTTCGCCGTGGCGCAATGCAGCCTGGGAGCCATCCTGGTGGCGCGCAGTGGACGTGGGGTCTGCGCCATCCTGATCGGCGACGATCCCGACACCCTGGTGCGCGACCTCCAGGATCGTTTCCCCAAGGCGATTCTGACCGGTGACGACCCGGATTTCGATCGGGTGGTGGCCCAGGTGGTGGGGTCGGTCGAGGCGCCGAACCTGGGCCTGGACCTGCCGCTGGATGTGCGTGGCACGGCGTTCCAGCAACGGGTCTGGCAAGCGTTGCGTGACATCCCGGCGGGCGAGACCGCCAGTTACGCGGAGGTGGCGCGGCGCATCGGCGCGCCCAAGGCGGTGCGGGCCGTGGCCCAGGCCTGTGCCGCCAACAACCTGGCGATCGCCATTCCCTGCCATCGCGTGGTGCGCACCGATGGCGCCCTGTCCGGCTATCGTTGGGGGGTGGAGCGCAAGCGGATCTTGCTGGCGCGGGAAAAGGCCTGA
- the repA gene encoding plasmid partitioning protein RepA, with protein MTTDVSAPADPASPAGDDPLQIFLDHSEGCDAIQRKIIEVQSYPGHAKTLRLFTTSEAARLIRISESHLRALLKNEQFPQGTVIGGNNRRGFTLGEVNQIRRQLFQQTGDVRYRVGRDREAGEKLSVITVANFKGGAAKTTHSVHLAQYLALQGYRVLMIDLDSQASATSLFGFVPDEQFDRLDTLYRLFTLDDAQRISDLRPLIQKTYWDGLDVIPANLGLYSTEFEVPVRQMRQRELRFWRILADSLQTVDQDYDIVVCDCPPSLSYLSINAVMAANFLLVPIPPSMLDFSSAGRFFRMVYETLSTLAQAEGGRVKTFDAVRLLVSKYQTADGNQSQLVKWMGSIFADTLLENRMALTTGLDSAGNLKQSYYELEASDVNRRTYERGLEYLNNVNAEIERVVWDIWKRAPAREGTR; from the coding sequence ATGACCACCGATGTCAGCGCGCCCGCCGATCCCGCTTCCCCGGCCGGCGACGATCCCCTGCAAATCTTCCTCGACCACTCGGAAGGCTGCGATGCCATCCAGCGCAAGATCATCGAGGTGCAGTCCTATCCCGGACACGCCAAGACGCTGCGCCTGTTCACCACGTCGGAAGCGGCGCGCCTGATCCGCATTTCCGAAAGCCACCTGCGGGCGCTGCTGAAGAATGAGCAATTTCCCCAGGGGACGGTCATCGGCGGCAATAACCGCCGCGGCTTCACCCTGGGTGAGGTCAACCAAATCCGCCGGCAACTGTTCCAGCAGACGGGCGACGTGCGTTACCGCGTGGGCCGTGATCGTGAGGCGGGCGAGAAGCTGTCGGTCATCACCGTCGCCAACTTCAAGGGCGGGGCGGCCAAGACCACCCATTCCGTTCACCTGGCCCAGTACCTGGCCTTGCAGGGCTATCGCGTGCTGATGATCGACCTGGACAGCCAGGCCAGTGCCACCTCGCTGTTCGGCTTCGTCCCCGATGAACAGTTCGACCGGCTGGACACGCTGTACCGCCTGTTCACCCTGGACGACGCACAGCGCATCAGCGATCTGCGGCCGCTGATCCAGAAGACCTACTGGGATGGGCTGGACGTCATTCCCGCCAACCTTGGCCTGTATTCCACGGAGTTCGAGGTACCGGTGCGCCAGATGCGCCAGCGGGAATTGCGCTTCTGGCGCATCCTGGCCGATTCGCTTCAGACCGTGGACCAGGATTACGACATCGTCGTCTGCGATTGCCCGCCGTCGCTGAGTTATCTGTCGATCAACGCGGTGATGGCCGCCAACTTCCTGCTGGTTCCCATTCCCCCCAGCATGCTGGACTTCAGTTCCGCCGGGCGCTTCTTCCGCATGGTCTATGAGACGCTGTCCACCCTGGCGCAGGCCGAGGGCGGGCGGGTGAAGACCTTCGACGCCGTGCGTCTGCTGGTGTCGAAGTACCAGACCGCCGACGGCAACCAGAGCCAACTGGTGAAGTGGATGGGCAGCATCTTCGCCGACACGCTGCTGGAAAACCGCATGGCCCTGACCACCGGCCTGGATAGCGCCGGCAACCTGAAGCAAAGCTATTACGAGCTTGAGGCCAGCGACGTGAACCGCCGCACCTATGAGCGCGGCCTGGAATATCTGAACAACGTGAATGCCGAGATCGAACGCGTGGTCTGGGACATCTGGAAGCGCGCGCCGGCGCGGGAGGGGACGCGATGA
- a CDS encoding replication initiator protein A: MAGTMTVPADSGLGLVEAPMAGAQLALALDSPLIGKVKNDRLVMVFNFFALSKETVTELPVYDDGTVRIEVTGTKHGVANIWDKEVLIYLVSLIQDKLNRGEQVSPRLTFTGHDFFRVVGIHATNTAYQRLEDALKRLQSTQVLTNLETGGEGETGAFSWVLDYRINYRRDKDGGKTMKSLTVQLCDWLYRAVVKDRKILTYHPDYFKLSPTEKRLYEIARAHCGNQGAFKMNIEKLRLRVGAESDLKVFKARLVALAKKRQALPEYGVTVVDPRRWGRDRNAPPPPGRTPLKSHMVYFFRTDSLSAMAPFDQAPEFPDGLPEMMMGGMAA; encoded by the coding sequence ATGGCGGGGACGATGACGGTGCCGGCGGACAGCGGCCTTGGCCTGGTGGAAGCCCCGATGGCGGGCGCCCAATTGGCGCTGGCGCTGGACAGCCCCTTGATCGGCAAGGTGAAGAACGACCGCCTGGTCATGGTCTTCAACTTCTTCGCCCTCAGCAAGGAGACGGTGACCGAACTGCCCGTCTACGACGACGGCACCGTCCGTATCGAGGTCACCGGCACCAAGCACGGTGTGGCCAACATCTGGGACAAGGAGGTGCTGATCTACCTCGTGTCCCTGATCCAGGACAAACTGAACCGGGGCGAACAGGTCAGCCCGCGGCTGACCTTCACCGGCCACGACTTCTTCCGCGTGGTGGGCATCCATGCCACCAACACCGCCTATCAGCGGCTGGAGGACGCGCTGAAGCGCCTGCAATCCACCCAGGTGCTGACCAACCTGGAAACCGGCGGCGAGGGGGAAACGGGCGCCTTCTCCTGGGTGCTGGACTACCGCATCAACTACCGGCGCGATAAGGACGGCGGCAAGACCATGAAGTCGCTGACCGTGCAGCTGTGCGACTGGCTGTACCGCGCGGTGGTGAAGGACCGGAAGATCCTGACCTACCACCCCGACTATTTCAAACTGTCGCCCACGGAAAAGCGGCTGTACGAGATCGCGCGCGCCCATTGCGGCAACCAGGGCGCCTTCAAGATGAATATCGAGAAGCTGCGCCTGCGCGTCGGTGCCGAAAGCGACCTGAAGGTGTTCAAGGCCCGCCTGGTGGCGCTGGCCAAGAAGCGCCAGGCCTTGCCGGAATACGGGGTGACGGTGGTGGATCCGCGCCGCTGGGGCCGCGACCGCAACGCCCCGCCGCCCCCGGGCCGCACGCCCCTGAAAAGCCACATGGTTTATTTCTTCCGCACCGACAGCCTGTCGGCCATGGCGCCCTTCGACCAGGCGCCGGAATTCCCGGATGGGCTGCCGGAAATGATGATGGGCGGCATGGCGGCGTAA
- a CDS encoding metal-sensing transcriptional repressor: MTHATTPDILNRLKRAQGHFTKIVQMVEEGRDALTIAQQLQAVVKAVDKAKVALVLHHIEHHLEEATGPLPAQTRERLSEMAEITKYL; this comes from the coding sequence ATGACCCACGCCACCACCCCCGACATCCTGAACCGCCTGAAGCGGGCTCAAGGCCACTTCACCAAGATCGTGCAGATGGTGGAGGAGGGGCGCGACGCCCTGACCATCGCCCAGCAGCTTCAGGCCGTGGTCAAGGCGGTGGACAAGGCCAAGGTCGCGCTGGTGCTGCACCACATCGAGCATCACCTGGAGGAGGCGACCGGCCCCCTGCCCGCGCAAACGCGGGAACGGCTGTCGGAAATGGCGGAAATCACCAAGTACCTGTAG
- a CDS encoding 2OG-Fe(II) oxygenase: MPGRFDWTAIEAELDAHGCAVLPGLLDADTCGALAGLYDGAYGFRSRVVMARHGFGSGEYKYWAYPLPPVVQGLRQDLYPRLAAIANRWNLRLGINGRYPETHADFLAACHQAGQVRPTPLLLRYGPGDYNCLHQDLYGERVFPLQVAVLLSEPGRDFTGGEFVLTEQRPRLQSRVEVVPLTQGDGVIFAVNHRPVSGTRGTYRVALRHGVSRIRTGQRHTLGIIFHDGL, encoded by the coding sequence ATGCCGGGGCGCTTCGACTGGACGGCCATCGAGGCTGAACTGGATGCCCATGGCTGCGCTGTCCTGCCCGGCTTGCTGGATGCCGACACCTGTGGTGCGCTGGCTGGCCTGTACGACGGCGCGTACGGGTTCCGCAGCCGGGTGGTGATGGCGCGTCACGGCTTCGGTTCGGGTGAATACAAATATTGGGCCTATCCCCTGCCGCCGGTGGTGCAGGGCTTACGCCAGGATCTGTATCCCCGCCTGGCGGCCATCGCCAACCGGTGGAACCTGCGGCTGGGCATCAATGGGCGCTATCCCGAAACCCACGCCGATTTCCTGGCCGCCTGCCACCAGGCTGGCCAGGTGCGGCCCACGCCCTTGCTGCTGCGCTATGGGCCCGGCGACTACAACTGCCTGCACCAGGATTTGTATGGTGAGCGGGTGTTCCCCTTGCAGGTCGCCGTGCTGTTGTCGGAACCGGGCCGGGACTTCACCGGCGGGGAGTTCGTGCTGACCGAACAGCGGCCGCGCCTGCAGTCGCGGGTGGAGGTGGTGCCCCTGACCCAGGGCGATGGTGTGATCTTCGCGGTGAATCATCGGCCGGTGTCCGGCACACGGGGCACTTACCGCGTCGCCCTGCGCCATGGCGTCAGCCGGATCCGCACCGGCCAGCGCCACACGCTGGGCATCATTTTTCATGATGGTTTGTAG